In Kordia antarctica, the following proteins share a genomic window:
- the ileS gene encoding isoleucine--tRNA ligase: MVTKFREYKGLDLPVVADEILNYWEENNIFEKSISSREGAESFVFFEGPPSANGLPGIHHVLARAIKDIFCRYKTQKGYQVKRKAGWDTHGLPIELGVEKELKITKEDIGKKISIEEYNEACKKAVMKYTDVWNNMTRRSGYWVDMETPYVTYKSKYMESVWWLLKEIYAKGLMYKGYTIQPYSPKAGTGLSSHELNQPGTYQDVTDTTVVAQFKTIKETLPKALQSITGDLYFLAWTTTPWTLPSNTALTVGPKIDYVVVQTYNQYTFEPINVVLAKNLIGKQFAGKFTQVETKEEVAAYTKEAKKIPYLVGSEHKGKDLVGIKYEQLLDYALPYQNPENAFRVISGDFVTTEDGTGIVHTAPTFGQDDALVAKEATPEIPPLLVLDENDNPVPLVDLQGKFRPEMGEFAGKYVKNEYYEDGEAPEKSIDVELAIKLKTENKAFKVEKYVHSYPNCWRTDKPILYYPLDSWFIKITDVKDRMYDLNQTINWKPKSTGEGRFGNWIAGANDWNLSRSRFWGIPLPIWRTEDGKEELMIGSLAELKTEIQKAIDAGVETKDVYASFEAGNMSEENYDKVDLHKHIVDGITLVSPSGQPMKRESDLIDVWFDSGSMPYAQWHYPFENKEKIDNNENFPADFIAEGVDQTRGWFYTLHAIGSIVFDSVAYKNVVSNGLVLDKEGQKMSKRLGNAVDPFTTLDKYGADATRWYMISNANPWDNLKFDLEGIAEVRRKFFGTLYNTYSFFCLYANIDNFSYSEKEIPLADRPEIDRWVLSELHTLIKNVDKFYAEYEPTRAARAISEFVQENLSNWFVRLSRRRFWKGEYEHDKISAYQTLYTCMLTVAKLGAPIAPFYMDRLYKDLTNTTNTENFESVHLADFPTYDESFIDKSLERKMENAQTISSLVLSLRAKEKIKVRQPLQRIMIPVLDAQNKAEILAVAELIKSEVNVKEVELLDDASGILVKQIKPNFKVLGPKFGKDMKAAAAVIMQFGPEEIAEIEKTGKIPVEINGKNSTLDITEVEITSQDIEGWLVANSGGITVALDVTLTDELRKEGIARELVNRIQNLRKDSGFEVTDKIHVTLQEDEHLVEAINVNLDYIKAETLTAELVFVDQLDNGTEIAFDEVNTVLFIKKM; encoded by the coding sequence ATGGTTACTAAATTTAGAGAATACAAAGGATTAGACTTACCCGTAGTTGCAGACGAAATACTAAACTATTGGGAAGAAAACAACATCTTTGAAAAAAGTATAAGTTCACGAGAAGGCGCTGAATCATTCGTATTTTTCGAAGGTCCACCTTCCGCAAACGGATTACCGGGAATTCATCACGTATTAGCCAGAGCAATCAAAGACATTTTCTGCCGTTACAAAACACAAAAAGGATATCAAGTAAAGCGTAAAGCAGGTTGGGACACACACGGACTTCCTATAGAACTTGGTGTGGAAAAAGAACTCAAAATCACCAAAGAAGACATTGGGAAGAAAATCTCTATTGAAGAATACAACGAAGCTTGTAAAAAAGCGGTCATGAAGTATACAGATGTTTGGAACAATATGACGCGCAGAAGTGGCTATTGGGTTGACATGGAAACGCCATACGTAACGTACAAATCAAAGTACATGGAAAGCGTTTGGTGGTTGTTAAAAGAAATCTATGCTAAAGGATTAATGTATAAAGGCTACACAATTCAGCCATATTCTCCAAAAGCAGGAACAGGATTAAGTTCGCATGAATTAAACCAACCTGGAACATATCAAGATGTAACGGACACAACAGTTGTAGCACAATTTAAAACCATTAAAGAAACATTACCAAAAGCTTTACAAAGTATAACTGGCGATTTGTATTTCTTAGCGTGGACAACAACTCCTTGGACATTACCATCAAACACAGCATTAACGGTTGGACCAAAAATTGACTATGTTGTGGTTCAAACCTATAATCAATATACATTTGAGCCAATCAATGTGGTATTGGCTAAAAACCTTATCGGGAAACAATTCGCGGGTAAATTCACGCAAGTGGAAACAAAAGAAGAAGTAGCAGCATACACAAAAGAAGCAAAAAAAATACCATACTTAGTAGGAAGCGAGCACAAAGGAAAAGACTTGGTAGGCATCAAATACGAGCAATTACTAGACTACGCGTTGCCATATCAAAATCCTGAAAATGCTTTTAGAGTAATTTCTGGAGATTTCGTTACTACGGAAGACGGAACAGGAATCGTACATACAGCACCAACATTTGGACAAGATGATGCACTAGTTGCCAAAGAAGCAACACCCGAAATTCCACCATTATTAGTCTTAGACGAAAATGACAATCCGGTGCCTTTAGTAGACTTACAAGGGAAGTTTAGACCAGAAATGGGTGAATTTGCTGGGAAATATGTCAAAAACGAATACTATGAAGATGGCGAAGCTCCTGAAAAATCAATAGATGTTGAATTAGCCATTAAGCTAAAAACGGAAAATAAAGCATTCAAAGTAGAAAAATATGTCCACAGTTACCCAAATTGCTGGCGTACGGACAAACCAATATTATACTATCCATTAGATTCATGGTTTATAAAAATCACGGATGTAAAAGATAGAATGTACGACTTAAACCAAACGATTAACTGGAAACCAAAATCAACTGGAGAAGGACGTTTTGGAAACTGGATTGCTGGTGCAAACGATTGGAACTTATCGCGTTCCCGTTTCTGGGGAATTCCATTGCCAATCTGGCGTACGGAAGACGGAAAAGAAGAATTGATGATTGGTTCTTTAGCAGAATTAAAAACAGAAATCCAAAAAGCAATCGATGCTGGCGTTGAAACCAAAGATGTATACGCTTCGTTTGAAGCTGGAAACATGTCGGAAGAAAACTATGACAAAGTAGATTTGCACAAACATATCGTTGACGGAATCACGTTGGTTTCACCTTCTGGGCAACCAATGAAGCGAGAAAGTGACTTAATCGACGTTTGGTTCGATTCTGGTTCAATGCCTTATGCACAATGGCATTATCCGTTTGAAAACAAGGAAAAAATAGACAATAACGAAAACTTTCCAGCAGATTTTATTGCTGAAGGTGTCGATCAAACACGTGGTTGGTTTTATACGCTTCACGCGATTGGCTCCATCGTATTTGATTCGGTTGCCTATAAAAATGTAGTATCAAACGGTTTAGTATTGGACAAGGAAGGGCAAAAAATGTCCAAACGTCTTGGAAATGCGGTTGATCCATTTACAACTTTAGACAAATACGGAGCCGATGCGACACGTTGGTATATGATCTCAAATGCAAATCCGTGGGACAATTTAAAATTTGATTTAGAAGGAATTGCTGAGGTTCGCCGTAAATTCTTTGGAACGTTATACAACACATATTCGTTCTTCTGTTTATATGCAAACATTGACAATTTCAGCTACAGCGAAAAAGAAATTCCGTTAGCAGATCGTCCAGAAATAGATCGTTGGGTACTTTCTGAATTGCATACACTAATCAAAAATGTAGATAAATTTTACGCAGAATACGAACCAACAAGAGCTGCAAGAGCAATCTCAGAATTTGTACAGGAAAACCTAAGTAACTGGTTTGTAAGACTTAGTAGAAGAAGATTCTGGAAAGGTGAATACGAACACGATAAAATATCAGCATACCAAACTTTGTATACATGTATGTTGACTGTTGCCAAATTAGGTGCGCCAATTGCTCCTTTTTATATGGACAGACTTTACAAAGATTTAACGAATACAACAAACACAGAAAACTTTGAAAGTGTACACTTAGCGGACTTTCCAACCTATGACGAATCATTCATTGACAAATCGTTGGAACGTAAAATGGAAAATGCGCAGACAATATCTTCCTTAGTATTATCGTTAAGAGCTAAAGAAAAGATCAAAGTGCGTCAGCCATTACAACGAATCATGATTCCTGTGTTGGATGCGCAAAACAAAGCGGAGATTTTGGCTGTAGCCGAATTAATAAAATCGGAAGTAAACGTAAAAGAAGTAGAACTCTTAGACGATGCTTCGGGAATATTAGTCAAGCAAATAAAGCCCAATTTCAAAGTATTAGGTCCAAAATTCGGGAAAGATATGAAAGCTGCGGCGGCAGTAATTATGCAGTTTGGACCAGAAGAAATTGCCGAAATTGAAAAAACAGGGAAAATACCTGTTGAAATTAACGGAAAAAATAGTACATTAGACATAACTGAAGTGGAAATCACTTCGCAAGATATTGAAGGTTGGTTAGTAGCCAATTCGGGAGGAATTACCGTTGCGTTAGACGTTACCTTAACCGATGAACTGCGTAAAGAAGGAATTGCAAGAGAACTTGTAAACAGAATCCAAAACTTACGTAAAGACTCTGGTTTTGAAGTCACGGATAAAATTCACGTAACACTACAAGAAGATGAACATTTAGTAGAAGCTATCAATGTGAACTTGGATTATATAAAGGCGGAAACGCTCACAGCTGAGTTAGTATTTGTAGATCAATTAGATAATGGGACAGAAATTGCTTTCGATGAAGTAAACACCGTATTGTTTATTAAAAAAATGTAG
- a CDS encoding TraR/DksA family transcriptional regulator codes for MEDTKIRYSDKQLEEFKGIIQDKIDQAQKDLELLKGAYMNDHNNGTDDTSPTFKAFEDGSETTSKENNMQLAIRQEKFIRDLKNALLRIQNKTYGICRVTGKLINPERLKLVPHATLSIEAKNMQS; via the coding sequence ATGGAAGACACTAAAATAAGATATTCTGACAAGCAACTTGAAGAATTTAAAGGAATCATTCAAGATAAAATTGATCAAGCACAAAAAGACTTAGAATTGTTAAAAGGCGCATATATGAATGACCATAACAATGGTACGGATGATACATCGCCAACATTCAAAGCGTTTGAAGATGGATCTGAAACTACGTCTAAAGAAAATAACATGCAATTGGCAATTCGTCAAGAAAAATTTATTCGCGACTTAAAAAACGCTTTGCTTCGTATTCAAAATAAAACCTACGGAATTTGTAGAGTTACAGGAAAACTCATCAATCCTGAACGTTTAAAATTGGTGCCACATGCTACGTTAAGCATTGAAGCGAAAAATATGCAATCATAA
- a CDS encoding 5-formyltetrahydrofolate cyclo-ligase, producing MSKSALRKKYKALRNELTSEQLDDFSIAIANRLLKLPIWEKRYYQLFLTIAEHKEVDTEFILNILAGKDKDIILSKSNFEDHSLTHFLLTDNTVIKKNAHNIPEPIDGIEVPSNKIDVIFVPLLAYDTKGNRIGYGKGFYDRFLAECKPAIIKIGLSFFPPETTLFDVDVTDISLDFCVTPEDIYEF from the coding sequence ATGTCAAAATCTGCCTTGCGAAAGAAATATAAAGCCTTACGAAATGAACTGACTTCCGAACAGTTAGATGATTTTAGTATTGCCATTGCAAATAGATTGTTGAAACTTCCCATTTGGGAAAAACGTTATTATCAGTTGTTTTTAACGATTGCCGAACATAAAGAGGTTGATACGGAGTTTATTTTAAATATCCTTGCGGGAAAAGACAAAGACATTATTCTATCTAAAAGTAATTTTGAAGATCATTCATTAACACATTTTTTGCTGACAGATAACACAGTAATTAAAAAAAATGCTCACAACATTCCTGAACCAATTGATGGAATTGAAGTTCCTAGTAACAAGATTGATGTGATTTTTGTGCCTTTGTTAGCATATGATACAAAAGGAAATAGAATTGGCTACGGCAAAGGTTTTTATGATCGATTTTTAGCAGAATGCAAACCAGCTATTATTAAAATTGGTTTGTCATTTTTTCCACCCGAAACTACTTTGTTTGATGTTGATGTAACTGATATTTCGTTGGATTTTTGTGTGACGCCTGAGGATATTTATGAGTTTTAG
- a CDS encoding Fic family protein gives MVELKKALELKEELDALRPIDPEREAIIMQKFRLDWNYHSNHLEGNTLTYGETKALLLFNITAQGKPLKDHIEVTGHNEAINWVLDLVKGDRPFSESFIRQIHQLLLKEPYEVDAITPDGKPTKKKVHVGEYKKTPNHVRTVTGEIFRFATPEETPAKMTDLLNWYRNKTEEKTLNPILVAAEFHYKFIRIHPFDDGNGRTARIIMNFILMKYGFPPTIIKTEDKENYYAALRIADAGNIEAFINYIAENLVHSLELMISGAKGEPIEEDDDIEKEVSLLKSKFEIINEREYIAKNDEELKKIISKSFLPFNRNLKEHQQKLYESFYEKLEQLFYKDGKATTEIYHALKPLEIDTFKSELVFKFLKIIGYDRNYTIYIIINFKKSKYDLLIETSYNYYIRLEKPYGVSLTKKESNNIIKALAENHKSFIEEIISLKESSKKK, from the coding sequence ATGGTAGAATTAAAAAAAGCGTTGGAACTTAAAGAAGAATTGGATGCATTGCGACCAATTGACCCTGAAAGAGAAGCAATTATTATGCAGAAATTTCGGTTGGATTGGAATTACCATTCAAATCATTTGGAAGGAAATACGTTGACATATGGCGAAACCAAAGCGTTATTGCTGTTCAATATTACAGCGCAAGGAAAACCACTCAAAGATCATATTGAAGTTACAGGACACAATGAAGCCATAAATTGGGTGCTAGATTTGGTAAAAGGAGATCGTCCATTTAGTGAAAGTTTCATTCGACAAATTCATCAATTATTACTCAAAGAACCATATGAAGTTGATGCAATTACGCCTGACGGAAAACCAACTAAAAAGAAAGTCCATGTTGGTGAATACAAAAAAACACCAAATCATGTAAGAACGGTTACAGGAGAAATATTTCGGTTTGCTACGCCAGAAGAAACACCTGCAAAAATGACTGATTTACTAAATTGGTATCGCAATAAAACCGAAGAAAAAACTCTAAACCCAATATTAGTAGCGGCAGAATTTCACTATAAATTCATTAGAATTCATCCGTTTGATGATGGAAATGGACGCACGGCAAGAATCATTATGAATTTCATTCTGATGAAATACGGTTTTCCGCCAACAATCATTAAAACCGAAGACAAAGAAAACTACTATGCTGCGTTACGCATAGCAGATGCTGGAAACATAGAAGCATTTATAAACTACATCGCTGAAAATTTAGTTCATTCTTTAGAATTAATGATTTCTGGAGCAAAAGGTGAACCTATTGAAGAGGATGATGATATAGAAAAAGAAGTGAGTTTACTTAAAAGTAAGTTTGAAATAATCAATGAAAGAGAGTATATAGCTAAGAATGATGAAGAATTAAAAAAAATCATTTCAAAATCATTTTTACCTTTTAACAGGAATTTAAAAGAGCATCAACAAAAATTATACGAATCATTTTACGAAAAACTAGAACAACTCTTTTATAAAGATGGTAAAGCAACTACTGAAATTTATCATGCTCTAAAGCCTTTAGAAATAGATACTTTTAAATCGGAATTAGTTTTTAAATTTTTAAAAATCATTGGATATGATAGAAATTATACTATTTACATAATTATTAACTTCAAGAAATCAAAATATGATTTATTAATTGAAACGAGTTACAATTATTATATACGACTAGAAAAGCCTTATGGTGTATCATTGACTAAAAAAGAATCGAATAATATAATTAAGGCTTTGGCTGAAAATCATAAAAGTTTTATAGAAGAAATTATTAGTCTCAAAGAAAGCTCAAAAAAAAAATAA
- the uvrC gene encoding excinuclease ABC subunit UvrC — MTEELQLQLKTIPTNPGVYQYYDKDGKILYVGKAKNLKKRVSSYFNKNHDYGKTKVLVKKIASIKHIVVETETDALLLENNLIKKYQPRYNVLLKDDKSYPWICIKNERFPRVFQTRRMIKDGSEYFGPYTSVKTVRTLLDLIKGLYPLRTCNYDLSQEKINTGKYKVCLEYHLGNCLGPCENYQTIQSYETQIAAIREILKGNFKDSLQQFREQMKAHAAAMEFEDAQKVKEKVEILENYQAKSTIVNPKISNVDVFSIMSDESFGYINFLQLSLGSIVRSHTLEIKKKLDETDKELLELAITEIHQRFKTNSKELYVPFEVEVGENFKITIPKLGDKKRILDLSLRNAKYFRMERFKQIKLTDPDKHVKRIMAQMKKDLRLSEEPQHIECFDNSNIQGTHPVAACVVFKNGKPSKKEYRHFNIKTVVGPDDFASMEEVVYRRYKRLLEEKQPLPQLIVIDGGKGQLSSSLKSLDALGLRGKIAIIGIAKRLEEIYYPGDSIPLYLDKKSETLKIIQHLRNEAHRFGITFHRNKRSKTALNSELEIIAGIGEKTIVELLKKFKSVKRISEASLEEVSAVVGNSRAKKIYDNFHKK; from the coding sequence GTGACCGAAGAACTCCAACTCCAACTCAAAACAATTCCAACCAATCCTGGTGTCTATCAATACTATGATAAAGATGGGAAGATTTTGTATGTAGGAAAGGCAAAAAATCTAAAAAAACGAGTTTCTTCCTATTTCAATAAAAACCACGATTACGGAAAAACGAAAGTGTTGGTCAAAAAAATTGCTTCCATCAAGCATATTGTGGTAGAAACGGAAACAGATGCGTTGCTATTGGAAAACAATCTCATCAAAAAATACCAACCACGCTACAATGTTTTACTAAAAGATGACAAATCGTACCCGTGGATTTGCATCAAAAACGAACGTTTCCCAAGAGTATTTCAAACTCGCAGAATGATCAAAGATGGTTCGGAATATTTTGGTCCGTACACAAGTGTAAAAACGGTTCGGACACTCTTAGATTTAATCAAAGGATTATATCCGTTGCGAACGTGTAACTATGATTTATCTCAAGAAAAAATAAACACAGGCAAATACAAAGTCTGTTTAGAATATCACTTAGGAAACTGTTTAGGTCCGTGTGAAAACTATCAAACCATACAAAGTTATGAAACGCAAATTGCGGCGATTCGTGAAATACTAAAAGGAAATTTCAAAGATTCTTTGCAACAATTTAGAGAGCAAATGAAAGCGCATGCAGCAGCAATGGAATTTGAAGATGCGCAAAAAGTCAAAGAAAAAGTAGAAATCTTAGAAAACTATCAAGCAAAATCGACGATTGTAAATCCAAAAATTAGCAACGTAGATGTATTTTCTATTATGTCGGATGAAAGTTTCGGATACATCAACTTTTTGCAATTATCACTTGGTTCCATTGTACGTTCGCATACGCTAGAAATTAAAAAGAAACTAGACGAAACCGACAAAGAATTGCTAGAATTGGCAATCACGGAAATTCATCAGCGTTTCAAAACCAATTCCAAAGAATTATATGTGCCTTTTGAAGTAGAAGTTGGAGAGAATTTCAAAATCACAATTCCAAAACTAGGCGACAAAAAACGAATTTTAGACCTTTCATTACGAAATGCAAAATATTTCAGAATGGAACGTTTTAAACAAATAAAACTGACCGATCCTGACAAACATGTAAAACGTATTATGGCGCAAATGAAAAAAGATTTGCGACTGTCTGAAGAGCCACAACATATAGAATGTTTTGACAACTCTAACATTCAAGGAACGCATCCTGTGGCGGCTTGTGTGGTTTTTAAGAACGGAAAACCAAGCAAAAAAGAATACCGACATTTCAATATAAAAACCGTTGTTGGACCAGACGATTTTGCTTCGATGGAAGAAGTTGTCTATCGCAGATACAAAAGATTGCTGGAAGAAAAGCAGCCATTACCGCAATTAATTGTCATTGATGGAGGAAAAGGACAACTCTCGTCTTCATTAAAAAGTTTAGATGCTTTAGGATTACGTGGAAAAATTGCAATCATCGGAATTGCGAAACGTTTAGAAGAAATTTATTACCCAGGTGATTCAATTCCACTATATTTAGATAAAAAAAGCGAAACGCTCAAAATCATTCAACATTTACGAAACGAAGCACACCGATTCGGAATTACATTCCATAGAAATAAAAGAAGCAAAACTGCGTTAAACTCTGAGTTAGAAATCATTGCTGGCATTGGCGAAAAAACAATTGTGGAATTATTGAAAAAATTCAAATCGGTTAAGCGAATCTCGGAAGCATCACTAGAAGAAGTTTCGGCAGTTGTTGGAAACAGTAGAGCGAAAAAAATATACGATAATTTTCATAAAAAATAA
- a CDS encoding patatin-like phospholipase family protein: MKKWILICIMILSFSFVTAQEEPQKKQDLKVGLVLSGGGAKGLAHIGTLKVIDSLGIRIDYIGGTSMGAIIGSLYASGYTGKQIDSIFKETDLELLIQDELPRSAKTFYEKDDAERYAITLPFDKFSVSFPSSISKGQNVYNLLAQLLLHVDHIDDFSKLPIPFLCIASDIEKGEQVILDKGYLPDAITASGAFPSLFEPVEIDERLLIDGGVINNYPIDEIKAKNVDIIIGVDVQDGLADRQKLKSAMRILSQINNFRTINDMKKKSKQTDIYIRPDIIGFSVISFGRGRELIKRGEKAGRNQLEALKEIAEKQQEKRKLTPVIIKDSIHINYVHLLGNEKYTRSYVSGKLRFKTPAKISFKKFTEGISNLAATGNFTGIRYKTLKNEDDSEDVILNLKERPNTTFLRLAAHYDDVYKTAGLINVTKKKILFNNDVASFDFIIGDNIRYNFEYYIDKGYYWSIGLKSRYNSFEKGINYDLISDENINPNLNRIDIEVSDFTNQLYAQTVVREEFVFGIGAEYKRLKIVSKTISQNNEEETIFEKSDFVSAFGFLKLDTYDNKYFPSSGIFFSGNFNWYLLSSDYNKNFEPFSLAKAKIGYATPLFSNISLNISSEGGFKLGDTPINSLDFVLGGFGNNFINNYTSFLGYDFLSFTGDSFVKGTITLDYNFYDKHHVNLTANYANIGENIFDNGEWFTTPNFNGYALGYGLETFFGPLQIKYAWTPDVDKDQLYFSIGFWF, translated from the coding sequence ATGAAAAAGTGGATTCTCATCTGCATAATGATTTTAAGTTTTTCTTTTGTTACAGCGCAAGAAGAACCACAAAAAAAGCAAGACCTCAAAGTTGGTTTGGTTTTAAGTGGCGGCGGCGCAAAAGGATTGGCACACATTGGAACCTTAAAAGTCATTGACAGTTTAGGAATCCGTATTGATTATATTGGCGGTACAAGTATGGGCGCAATTATTGGCTCGTTGTACGCTTCAGGTTATACCGGAAAACAAATAGATTCTATCTTTAAAGAAACTGATTTGGAGCTGTTAATTCAGGATGAATTGCCACGTTCTGCAAAAACATTCTATGAAAAAGACGATGCGGAACGGTATGCCATTACGTTGCCGTTTGATAAATTTAGCGTATCCTTTCCATCATCTATTTCCAAAGGACAAAACGTATACAACTTGCTGGCACAACTATTACTGCATGTAGATCATATTGACGATTTTAGTAAGCTTCCGATTCCTTTTCTGTGTATTGCTTCAGATATAGAAAAAGGAGAACAAGTAATTTTAGATAAAGGCTATTTGCCAGATGCAATTACGGCAAGTGGTGCGTTTCCGTCACTATTTGAACCTGTCGAAATTGATGAACGTTTACTGATTGATGGCGGCGTAATTAACAATTATCCTATTGACGAAATTAAAGCGAAAAATGTAGACATTATTATTGGTGTCGATGTGCAAGATGGTTTGGCAGACAGACAGAAATTAAAATCTGCAATGCGAATTCTGTCGCAAATCAACAATTTCCGCACGATCAATGACATGAAAAAGAAAAGTAAACAAACTGATATTTACATTCGTCCAGACATTATTGGTTTTTCAGTAATTTCCTTTGGCAGAGGTCGCGAACTTATTAAAAGAGGAGAAAAAGCAGGAAGAAATCAACTAGAAGCGTTAAAAGAAATTGCGGAAAAACAACAGGAAAAACGCAAGCTAACACCTGTAATAATTAAAGATTCTATACATATTAATTACGTTCACTTGCTTGGAAATGAAAAGTATACGCGTTCGTATGTGAGTGGGAAATTGCGCTTTAAAACGCCTGCTAAAATATCGTTTAAAAAATTTACAGAAGGTATTAGCAACTTAGCAGCAACAGGGAACTTTACAGGAATTCGGTATAAAACACTCAAAAATGAAGACGATTCGGAAGATGTTATTCTCAATCTAAAAGAAAGACCAAATACTACATTTTTGCGTTTGGCAGCACATTATGACGATGTTTACAAAACGGCAGGATTGATCAATGTGACAAAGAAAAAAATACTCTTTAACAATGATGTAGCTTCATTTGATTTTATTATTGGCGACAACATTCGCTACAACTTTGAATACTACATTGACAAAGGATATTATTGGAGTATTGGACTAAAATCGCGCTACAATTCTTTTGAAAAAGGCATAAATTATGACTTAATATCTGATGAAAATATAAACCCAAATTTGAATAGAATTGATATTGAAGTTTCCGATTTCACAAATCAATTATATGCGCAAACTGTTGTTAGAGAGGAATTTGTATTTGGAATTGGCGCTGAGTACAAACGCTTAAAAATTGTATCAAAAACCATTAGCCAAAACAATGAAGAAGAAACCATTTTTGAAAAAAGCGACTTTGTAAGTGCTTTTGGATTCTTAAAACTTGATACGTACGATAACAAGTATTTTCCATCATCAGGAATCTTCTTTTCGGGAAACTTTAATTGGTATCTACTCTCGTCAGATTACAATAAAAACTTTGAACCTTTTTCGTTGGCAAAAGCTAAAATTGGCTATGCTACACCATTATTTAGTAACATATCGCTTAACATTTCTTCGGAAGGTGGATTCAAACTTGGAGATACACCTATAAACTCGTTAGACTTTGTATTGGGCGGATTTGGAAACAATTTCATCAATAATTACACATCATTTTTAGGATATGACTTTTTAAGTTTTACTGGGGATAGTTTTGTAAAAGGAACTATTACACTTGATTATAATTTTTATGACAAACATCACGTAAACTTAACGGCAAATTATGCCAACATAGGCGAAAATATATTTGACAATGGCGAATGGTTTACCACACCAAATTTTAACGGATATGCTCTTGGATACGGTTTAGAAACTTTCTTTGGACCATTACAAATAAAATATGCTTGGACACCAGATGTAGATAAAGATCAGCTGTATTTTAGTATTGGTTTTTGGTTTTGA
- a CDS encoding homogentisate 1,2-dioxygenase, which yields MPFYHKLGNIPPKRHTIFRKPNGDLYYEQLFGTIGFDGMSTNSYHEHRPTQVKEIRKQYSVAPKIAKANNIQSYRLRGFQVPQVDDYLESRKIMLTNSDCNIILAAPKNSTRDYFYKNTDADELIFIHRGTGKLRTMLGNLDFKYGDYLLVPRGIIYKIDFDTEDNRLFIVESYRPIYTPKRYRNWFGQLLEHSPFCERDIRRPYELETNDEKGEFLINVKKQGDIFEMIYATHPFDVIGYDGYNYPYAFSIHDFEPITGRIHQPPPVHQTFETDAFVICSFVPRMYDYHPQSIPAPYNHSNIDSDEVLYYVDGDFMSRNDVDAGHISLHPAGIPHGPHPGAVERSIGHTKTEELAVMVDTFKPLQVTEEAMKIADEDYFKSWLENGKH from the coding sequence ATGCCTTTTTACCACAAACTAGGAAACATTCCGCCAAAACGACACACCATATTCAGAAAACCAAATGGTGATTTATACTATGAGCAACTCTTTGGAACCATTGGTTTCGACGGAATGTCTACAAACAGTTACCACGAACACAGACCAACTCAAGTAAAAGAAATACGCAAACAATACAGCGTTGCGCCAAAAATCGCGAAAGCAAATAACATACAATCGTATCGCTTGCGCGGATTTCAAGTGCCACAAGTTGATGATTACTTAGAAAGTAGAAAAATAATGTTGACTAATAGTGATTGCAATATCATTCTGGCAGCGCCAAAAAACTCTACGCGTGATTATTTCTACAAAAATACAGATGCAGACGAACTCATTTTCATTCACAGAGGAACAGGAAAACTGCGCACAATGCTCGGAAATCTCGATTTCAAATATGGAGATTATCTATTAGTTCCACGCGGAATTATTTACAAAATTGACTTCGATACAGAAGACAATCGCTTATTCATTGTAGAATCATACAGACCAATATACACGCCAAAACGCTACAGAAACTGGTTTGGACAACTCTTAGAACATTCGCCATTCTGCGAACGCGATATCAGAAGACCATACGAACTAGAAACAAATGATGAAAAAGGAGAATTTCTAATCAATGTAAAAAAACAAGGCGATATTTTTGAAATGATTTACGCAACACATCCTTTTGATGTCATTGGTTACGATGGTTACAACTATCCGTACGCGTTTTCCATTCATGACTTTGAACCAATTACGGGACGAATTCACCAACCGCCGCCAGTACACCAAACATTTGAAACGGACGCGTTTGTAATTTGCTCGTTTGTGCCACGAATGTATGATTATCATCCGCAAAGTATTCCAGCACCTTACAATCACAGTAACATTGATAGTGATGAGGTTTTATACTATGTTGATGGAGATTTTATGAGTAGAAACGACGTTGACGCAGGACACATTTCGTTGCATCCAGCAGGAATTCCGCATGGTCCACATCCTGGAGCTGTAGAAAGAAGTATTGGGCATACGAAAACGGAAGAATTGGCTGTTATGGTAGACACATTCAAACCGTTGCAAGTAACAGAAGAAGCAATGAAAATTGCTGATGAAGACTATTTCAAATCTTGGTTAGAAAACGGGAAACACTGA